A single window of Halodesulfovibrio sp. DNA harbors:
- a CDS encoding NAD(P)/FAD-dependent oxidoreductase produces MNASKEACRLSIGSCMETALSQGRLRVLIVGCGIAGATLAALLYQRGINSVVTEQGDENEASGYVLGLYPLGSRVLYGLNMHLRYRQISSKMERYVLYDHSGKVLKEIPLDTLADSYGDIRGVDRGDLLALLRSGFPRGNVFYNTSIQHIQNNDQNVIVTFSDGSAQAFDLVVGADGGHSHVREMILSQNEYTYRPTGWGGWGVWRSLEGFDNATYRELWADGWFVGIYPVQNRLAVYMGGSKDMVSSVTATQFAKLLQSKLPAGVMKTALQSLEGLENPYFWNMEDCRASRWSAKRVVLLGDAATSFLPTAGIGSSISMDSASVLAEELTRTDALHVSHAISNYIARQKKHVETAQRKSRIFATVMLKNSLLAIKLRNAIIKKCSTSSFLKGVSKIMR; encoded by the coding sequence ATGAATGCGTCAAAAGAAGCATGCCGGTTGTCGATTGGTAGTTGTATGGAAACTGCATTGTCACAGGGGCGGTTGCGTGTATTGATCGTAGGATGCGGTATAGCAGGGGCAACGCTTGCTGCTTTGCTGTATCAACGTGGAATAAATTCAGTGGTGACAGAGCAAGGTGACGAAAATGAAGCTAGCGGGTATGTGCTTGGACTCTATCCCTTGGGCAGCAGGGTGCTTTATGGCTTGAATATGCATCTACGTTACAGACAGATTAGCTCTAAAATGGAGCGATATGTTTTGTATGACCATTCCGGTAAAGTTCTTAAAGAGATTCCCTTAGACACGCTTGCTGATTCGTATGGTGATATTAGAGGAGTGGATAGAGGGGATTTACTCGCTTTGTTGCGAAGCGGTTTTCCGCGGGGAAACGTGTTCTATAATACGTCAATCCAGCATATACAGAACAACGACCAAAACGTCATTGTGACGTTTTCTGATGGGTCTGCACAGGCTTTTGATCTTGTTGTCGGAGCAGATGGTGGGCATTCGCATGTCCGCGAGATGATTTTGTCTCAGAATGAGTACACCTACAGACCAACAGGCTGGGGGGGCTGGGGAGTATGGAGGTCACTGGAAGGGTTTGATAATGCCACATACAGGGAACTGTGGGCAGATGGATGGTTTGTTGGAATTTACCCTGTCCAGAATCGCCTTGCTGTCTACATGGGGGGCAGCAAAGACATGGTTTCTTCGGTTACGGCAACACAGTTTGCAAAACTGTTACAGAGCAAACTTCCTGCCGGTGTGATGAAGACGGCACTGCAATCTTTAGAAGGGCTTGAAAATCCATATTTTTGGAATATGGAAGACTGCCGTGCTTCACGCTGGAGTGCTAAAAGAGTTGTGCTGCTGGGTGATGCTGCTACGTCATTTCTTCCTACAGCCGGTATTGGCTCATCTATTTCTATGGATTCTGCATCGGTACTTGCAGAGGAATTAACACGCACTGACGCACTGCATGTTTCGCATGCAATATCTAACTACATTGCAAGACAGAAAAAACATGTGGAAACTGCACAAAGAAAATCTCGTATTTTTGCTACTGTAATGCTCAAAAATTCTCTTTTAGCAATTAAATTACGTAACGCAATAATCAAAAAATGTTCAACTAGCAGTTTTTTGAAAGGTGTCTCAAAGATAATGCGTTGA
- a CDS encoding GntR family transcriptional regulator has protein sequence MKGYEELLQKLSVVVKERNLQPGDKLPPERELAPLIGVSRNTLRNTLHKLEACRLVSIRRGSGTFLHSCLLDLEDTNQPERRDSTRQIAEQCEAAYLMLPIIAAQSAENIGIRLIDKLQHCNVALSRSLLSGSTSMVFDDIVSFLRMLAQGANNQYLMSIMEQICAPSDLFGEVLFRLTQEQRGKLFASHVKLIHALRERNSKQAAALMQRYVLFISNVAEEHCGVRATDLVFAAMQEYEEEWL, from the coding sequence GTGAAGGGATACGAGGAATTACTTCAAAAATTATCAGTAGTTGTGAAGGAGAGAAACCTTCAACCGGGGGATAAGCTTCCTCCAGAGCGAGAGCTTGCTCCGCTTATCGGGGTTTCCCGAAATACTCTGCGAAATACACTTCATAAACTTGAAGCTTGCAGGCTCGTGTCCATCCGCAGGGGAAGTGGTACTTTTTTGCACAGCTGTTTGCTGGATCTAGAAGATACTAACCAACCAGAAAGACGAGATTCAACCCGCCAGATAGCAGAGCAATGTGAAGCTGCATACTTGATGTTACCAATTATTGCTGCGCAAAGTGCAGAAAATATTGGAATACGACTTATTGATAAGTTGCAGCACTGCAATGTTGCTTTGTCCCGCAGCCTGTTATCCGGCTCAACTTCAATGGTCTTTGACGATATAGTCTCTTTTTTGCGCATGCTGGCGCAGGGAGCTAATAATCAATATTTGATGAGCATAATGGAACAGATTTGTGCTCCGTCTGATTTATTCGGGGAAGTTTTATTCAGACTGACACAAGAACAGCGTGGTAAGCTTTTTGCTTCGCACGTAAAACTCATTCATGCCTTGCGTGAGCGGAACAGTAAGCAAGCTGCCGCGTTGATGCAGCGATATGTACTGTTTATTTCAAATGTTGCGGAGGAGCATTGCGGTGTTCGCGCAACGGACTTGGTTTTTGCCGCTATGCAGGAATACGAAGAGGAATGGCTGTGA
- a CDS encoding ABC transporter ATP-binding protein, with protein MHHSKPYSQVHEHTASTPVLVFDDVSFAWPGGVGLQHVSFNVPKGQFVLISGASGTGKSTLLRLIVRLEDPYQGRILLHGKPITTFFPPTLRSHIGFLQQQPVLISGSIRENLLFPFTLHSRKHCAQPEEQELQQWLTKLGLEGISLDAPANTLSVGQQQRICFIRAVLTSPDVICLDEPTSSLDRESRERVEAAAEELIHQGTSVIMVNHTSYHPTCQHMHLHIENGAVSVTS; from the coding sequence ATGCATCACTCAAAGCCATATTCTCAAGTGCATGAACATACTGCATCCACTCCTGTTCTTGTATTTGATGATGTCAGTTTTGCATGGCCAGGCGGTGTAGGATTACAGCACGTTTCATTCAACGTGCCTAAAGGTCAGTTTGTTCTTATATCCGGTGCGTCAGGCACTGGAAAATCGACGTTACTGCGCTTAATCGTCAGGCTGGAAGATCCCTATCAAGGACGGATACTGCTCCATGGAAAACCTATTACGACATTTTTTCCACCGACTCTACGCTCGCACATTGGTTTTCTCCAACAACAACCAGTCCTGATATCAGGTTCCATACGTGAAAATTTACTCTTCCCGTTTACGTTGCACAGTAGAAAACACTGTGCCCAACCTGAAGAGCAGGAACTGCAACAATGGCTTACCAAACTCGGCTTAGAAGGAATATCACTTGATGCTCCGGCAAATACTCTTTCAGTCGGACAACAGCAACGCATATGTTTTATCAGAGCAGTGCTTACCTCTCCTGATGTCATCTGTCTGGACGAACCAACCAGCTCACTTGACCGTGAAAGTAGAGAACGGGTGGAAGCCGCAGCCGAAGAACTGATACACCAAGGAACATCTGTCATAATGGTAAATCATACCAGCTATCACCCGACCTGCCAGCATATGCATCTTCACATTGAAAATGGCGCTGTGAGCGTAACATCATGA
- the fetB gene encoding iron export ABC transporter permease subunit FetB: protein MTTFIPIAWHQLLIALGLVGISGAASLYYHLKLERDLLVGVFRTFTQLLAMGYLLKLLFGLNNALLVIAVYLLMTFISVHIVHGRVKEKQVAYFAPTTLAVMLSYSLITIVVTKVIIGAEPWWSPQYFIPIGGMVAGNSMNALSLTLERFFSELHTKRDQVEMYLCYGADYKEATESIFRTSLKAGMIPAINSMMSVGLVSLPGMMTGQILAGADPQDAVRYQIVVMLMIVGSTALTSILVLLLVRKRCFTAAMTLILKKDRSVE from the coding sequence ATGACCACATTCATTCCTATTGCATGGCACCAACTTTTAATTGCACTCGGGCTTGTGGGAATATCTGGAGCGGCATCTCTTTATTACCATTTGAAACTTGAGCGCGACCTGCTCGTCGGTGTATTCCGCACTTTTACCCAGCTTCTAGCGATGGGTTACTTACTCAAGCTGCTTTTCGGACTGAACAATGCTCTTCTTGTCATCGCTGTTTACCTGCTCATGACGTTTATCTCAGTACATATTGTTCATGGGCGCGTAAAAGAAAAACAAGTCGCTTATTTTGCCCCCACGACACTTGCAGTAATGCTCAGCTACTCCCTCATTACTATCGTTGTTACAAAGGTAATCATTGGAGCAGAACCGTGGTGGAGTCCGCAATATTTTATCCCGATAGGAGGTATGGTTGCGGGGAATTCCATGAATGCCCTTTCCCTTACTCTTGAACGCTTTTTTTCTGAACTGCACACAAAGCGCGATCAGGTAGAAATGTATTTATGTTATGGAGCGGATTACAAAGAAGCTACGGAAAGCATTTTCAGAACATCGTTAAAAGCAGGTATGATTCCAGCAATTAACTCTATGATGAGTGTCGGGCTAGTGTCTCTTCCCGGGATGATGACGGGACAAATCCTTGCGGGAGCTGATCCTCAAGATGCTGTTCGATATCAGATAGTTGTCATGCTTATGATTGTTGGCTCTACTGCACTGACATCTATACTCGTGCTTCTTTTAGTTAGAAAACGCTGTTTCACCGCGGCAATGACACTCATTTTGAAGAAAGACAGGTCGGTAGAATAA
- a CDS encoding SIMPL domain-containing protein (The SIMPL domain is named for its presence in mouse protein SIMPL (signalling molecule that associates with mouse pelle-like kinase). Bacterial member BP26, from Brucella, was shown to assemble into a channel-like structure, while YggE from E. coli has been associated with resistance to oxidative stress.) encodes MRHLTVLFIIFSLMVPAIAYSADKQIVLNETGESKIMPTSGSLSFSQVIVVLLKQADGKKFTPEQAKGLLTEQVKELTTTLKKNLEFASDFTKEFNANASFSPYYKRVKSQSTIVGYQVRASYSIVVLDLKRAQEVTQAVLKSGVEDVSQLYTQIDETARRTCEKEALKVAVDRGKKRAAIMAELMESELGAIETAVINSDAPPRMYMAKTMMESDANMYEPQASTCNVRVKLVFSVK; translated from the coding sequence ATGCGCCACCTCACTGTATTATTTATTATCTTCTCGCTTATGGTTCCCGCAATTGCCTATAGCGCAGACAAACAGATTGTTTTGAATGAAACCGGTGAATCCAAAATTATGCCGACATCCGGCTCTCTTTCGTTTTCACAAGTTATTGTAGTGCTCCTTAAACAAGCTGACGGCAAAAAATTTACACCGGAACAAGCTAAGGGTTTGCTGACAGAACAGGTCAAAGAGTTAACCACGACACTTAAGAAAAATCTCGAGTTTGCTTCTGATTTTACTAAAGAATTTAATGCAAATGCATCATTTTCCCCATATTACAAACGCGTTAAGTCACAGAGTACGATTGTGGGGTATCAAGTTCGGGCAAGTTATTCGATTGTAGTTTTGGATTTGAAAAGAGCGCAAGAAGTGACGCAGGCTGTGCTTAAAAGTGGTGTAGAAGATGTTTCCCAGCTGTATACGCAAATTGATGAAACTGCGCGTCGTACCTGTGAGAAAGAGGCATTAAAAGTAGCTGTAGATCGCGGTAAAAAGCGTGCCGCAATTATGGCGGAGTTGATGGAAAGCGAGCTAGGCGCGATTGAAACTGCTGTAATTAATTCCGACGCTCCTCCGCGCATGTACATGGCAAAAACAATGATGGAATCTGATGCCAATATGTATGAACCGCAGGCATCTACATGTAATGTTCGAGTAAAGCTTGTTTTTTCTGTAAAATAG
- a CDS encoding methyl-accepting chemotaxis protein, with protein sequence MKAREMSVAQAEARARLVGGKYGNAIRLKLEKALSVTETLVESIRSMQADKATLDRDVIDSMAKNAILTDEFFHGIQVVFEPNALDGRDAEYAGKRAWWGKDGRYGPYFRKVNGEFLPADLTKANPETTRGWYMGPRDKHSAVIIEPYFSAYARKYMTTVSAPLFEAGKFLGVVGIDVTLGAFNRMAQEIRPMETGRAAIMSTTGYLVAHPDKNLVGKNIAEALPEESRGAVRDAIAKGKPIQFTAVSPLDGIEYMYVFEPIAITGTDTPWSILVRIPLDTIHKDANELLHFNLLFSVAAIAIVSLLIFAIVSYLTKPFAVLIDASKNVAAGNYEALPEESCFSSEFLTLYISIKDMVHKLVANMRTADEKSKEAEEKSREAEVALREAEEARAQADAAKREGMLQAALQLEGIVMQISSASDELAAQVDEASQGADLQREHTSEAATAMEQMTATVIDVAEHCSSAAKSADAARSNAESGGEVVEAVVRSIHQVDEETRRLEVCLNELGGQAEGIGAVMNVISDIADQTNLVALNAAIEAARAGEAGRGFSVVADEVRKLAERTMSATLEVERAVSAIQKGALQNITEMKETAGIVNSSNKLASQAGEALTTIVGIVNNTSDQVRTIATAVEEQSAASELISQRTDEVNRIAGDTAESMTQSALAMNELAHLTGQLSQLVEDLKSM encoded by the coding sequence ATGAAAGCTCGTGAGATGTCTGTAGCGCAGGCAGAAGCACGCGCAAGGCTTGTTGGCGGAAAATACGGCAATGCTATCAGATTGAAACTTGAAAAGGCATTGAGTGTAACAGAAACGTTGGTTGAGTCTATTCGCTCAATGCAGGCGGATAAAGCGACGCTGGATCGTGACGTTATCGACTCAATGGCTAAGAATGCTATCCTTACCGATGAATTTTTTCATGGCATACAAGTTGTGTTTGAGCCGAACGCGCTCGATGGTCGTGATGCTGAATATGCAGGAAAGCGAGCATGGTGGGGAAAGGATGGACGATATGGTCCATACTTTCGAAAAGTGAATGGAGAATTTCTTCCTGCTGATTTAACAAAAGCGAATCCCGAAACAACAAGAGGTTGGTACATGGGACCGCGCGACAAACACTCTGCTGTAATTATAGAGCCTTATTTTTCTGCGTATGCACGAAAATATATGACCACGGTAAGTGCCCCGTTGTTTGAAGCTGGAAAGTTTCTTGGTGTAGTCGGCATTGACGTTACGCTGGGTGCATTTAACAGAATGGCTCAAGAGATTAGACCAATGGAAACAGGTCGCGCTGCAATCATGTCTACAACAGGCTATCTTGTTGCACATCCCGATAAAAACCTCGTTGGTAAAAATATTGCCGAGGCTCTCCCAGAAGAATCACGGGGAGCCGTTCGTGATGCCATTGCAAAAGGGAAGCCCATTCAGTTTACTGCCGTTTCCCCTTTAGATGGTATTGAATATATGTACGTGTTCGAACCTATTGCTATTACTGGCACTGATACGCCGTGGAGTATTTTGGTTCGAATCCCACTTGATACAATTCATAAAGATGCGAATGAGCTTCTGCACTTTAATCTATTGTTTTCCGTTGCTGCAATCGCCATCGTATCTTTACTCATTTTTGCTATCGTTTCCTATCTTACCAAGCCCTTTGCGGTGCTGATTGATGCTTCAAAAAATGTTGCGGCGGGGAACTATGAAGCCTTACCGGAGGAATCTTGTTTCAGTAGTGAGTTTTTGACACTGTATATATCTATAAAAGATATGGTGCATAAACTTGTCGCGAACATGCGTACTGCGGATGAAAAATCAAAAGAGGCAGAAGAAAAAAGCCGCGAAGCAGAAGTAGCTTTGAGAGAGGCAGAAGAAGCCCGTGCTCAAGCGGATGCTGCTAAACGTGAAGGGATGCTTCAGGCTGCGTTACAGTTAGAAGGTATTGTTATGCAGATTTCTTCTGCATCTGATGAGCTTGCCGCACAGGTTGATGAGGCAAGTCAGGGTGCTGATCTTCAGCGTGAGCATACAAGTGAAGCAGCTACAGCAATGGAGCAAATGACAGCAACAGTCATAGACGTTGCTGAACACTGTAGCAGTGCCGCAAAAAGTGCGGATGCCGCCCGCAGTAACGCTGAGTCTGGCGGTGAAGTGGTTGAAGCTGTTGTACGTTCGATTCATCAGGTTGACGAAGAGACGCGCAGGCTTGAAGTTTGTCTGAATGAGTTAGGAGGACAGGCTGAAGGTATTGGTGCAGTCATGAATGTTATTTCAGATATTGCAGATCAGACCAATCTGGTAGCGCTTAATGCCGCGATAGAAGCTGCCCGCGCAGGTGAAGCAGGGCGTGGCTTTTCTGTTGTTGCAGATGAAGTACGAAAGCTCGCTGAAAGAACAATGTCGGCGACCTTAGAAGTAGAGAGAGCAGTTTCAGCAATTCAGAAGGGAGCACTTCAGAATATTACGGAAATGAAAGAAACAGCAGGGATTGTTAATTCTAGCAATAAACTTGCATCTCAGGCAGGCGAAGCGCTTACCACTATTGTCGGCATAGTTAATAATACTTCAGATCAGGTTAGAACCATTGCCACAGCAGTTGAAGAACAATCAGCCGCTTCAGAATTAATTAGTCAACGCACGGATGAAGTTAACAGAATAGCGGGTGATACAGCGGAATCAATGACGCAGTCTGCACTGGCAATGAATGAGTTAGCACATCTTACTGGGCAGTTGTCACAACTGGTGGAAGATTTGAAGAGTATGTAA